The following proteins are encoded in a genomic region of Drosophila miranda strain MSH22 chromosome 4, D.miranda_PacBio2.1, whole genome shotgun sequence:
- the LOC108162303 gene encoding activator of 90 kDa heat shock protein ATPase homolog 1 → MAKWGEGDPRWIVEERPDATNVNNWHWTEKNATPWSKERLHQLFKDFKIDQSDIECVVEAVDKCQGEATVNNRKGKLIFFYEWELVLKWSGQLLKNSKLSHKGKLTIPNLSEENDLEDVEITVTIDESNDESETLKQFMYNVGRDSIRKQLGVYIKELKEEYSKNLILPKKGEEGGNSINNASLNDANNAKNAAQRAAAAAAAAVATPKASDSSKVGCKLDVRTLSMTEEFHCNANDLYNALTKPDMVSAFTRAPAKVDPVRGGEFVLYGGNVFGKFEELIPGKKIQQSWRLKNWSSGHFSNVLIELEETSNSTMMTLQQTGIPASEYNAMKTNWQRYYWHSIKQTFGFGTSIADSL, encoded by the exons ATGGCCAAATGGGGAGAAGGAGATCCTCGTTGGATTGTCGAGGAGCGTCCCGACGCCACCAACGTGAACAACTGGCACTGGACGGAAAAGAATGCAACGCCCTGGTCCAAGGAGAGATTGCATCAATTGTTCAAGGACTTCAAAATAG ACCAAAGCGACATCGAATGCGTGGTCGAGGCGGTGGACAAGTGCCAGGGCGAGGCCACCGTCAACAATCGCAAGGGCAAGCTGATATTCTTCTACGAGTGGGAGCTGGTGCTCAAGTGGTCCGGTCAGCTCCTGAAGAACAGCAAGCTCTCGCACAAAGGGAAGCTGACCATTCCCAATCTCTCGGAGGAGAACGACCTGGAGGATGTGGAGATAACGGTGACCATCGATGAGTCCAACGACGAGTCTGAGACCCTCAAGCAATTCATGTACAATGTCGGGCGGGATAGCATTCGGAAGCAGCTGGGCGTCTACATCAAGGAACTGAAGGAGGAGTACTCCAAGAACTTGATTCTACCAAAGAAGGGCGAAGAGGGCGGCAACTCCATCAACAATGCCAGCCTAAATGATGCTAACAATGCCAAGAATGCGGCCCAaagggcagcagcagccgcggCCGCTGCCGTAGCAACACCCAAGGCCAGCGACTCCTCGAAGGTGGGGTGTAAGCTGGACGTGCGCACGCTCTCGATGACCGAGGAGTTCCACTGCAACGCCAATGATCTGTACAATGCCCTCACCAAACCCGATATGGTCTCTGCCTTTACACGGGCGCCCGCCAAAGTCGATCCAGTGCGCGGTGGAGA ATTTGTTCTTTATGGCGGCAATGTTTTTGGCAAATTTGAGGAGCTCATCCCAGGGAAGAAGATCCAACAGAGCTGGCGTCTGAAAAACTGGTCATCTGGACACTTTTCAAATGTACTCATAGAGCTAGAGGAGACT TCCAATAGCACCATGATGACGCTCCAGCAGACCGGTATTCCCGCCTCCGAGTACAATGCAATGAAAACGAATTGGCAAAGATACTACTGGCATAGCATCAAGCAGACCTTTGGCTTTGGCACCTCCATTGCAGATTCCTTATAA